A section of the Tenrec ecaudatus isolate mTenEca1 chromosome 10, mTenEca1.hap1, whole genome shotgun sequence genome encodes:
- the STAC2 gene encoding SH3 and cysteine-rich domain-containing protein 2 encodes MTEMSEKENEPDDAAAHSPPGTISALQETKLQRFKRSLSLKTILRSKSVENFFLRSGSELKCPTEVLLTPPTPLPPPSPPPASTNKGLPTPTPSPCPVPRPLAPLKPVRLHSFQEYVFKRASPCEMCHQLIVGNSKQGLRCKTCKASVHLWCSEEISHQQCPGKTSTSFRRNFSSPLLVHEPLPACAASKESPPGGAGGKVDPVYETLRYGTSLALMNRSSFSSTSESPTRSLSERDELTEDGEGSIRSSEEGPGESASPVFTAPAESEGSGSEEKSPGQQPPKPLLRKDVGTMYSYVALYKFLPQESNDLALQPGDRILLVDDSNEDWWKGKIGDRVGFFPANFVQRVRPGENVWRCCRAFSGNKEQGYMSLRESQVCVGVGRSKDADGFIRVSSGKKRGLVPADTLTEI; translated from the exons ATGACCGAAATGAGCGAGAAGGAGAACGAGCCGGATGACGCGGCCGCCCATTCCCCCCCGGGGACCATCTCCGCCCTCCAGGAGACCAAG CTCCAGCGGTTCAAGCGCTCGCTCTCCCTCAAGACCATCCTTCGAAGTAAGAGTGTGGAGAACTTCTTCCTTCGTTCAGGCTCTGAGCTTAAGTGCCCGACGGAGGTGCTGCtgacgccccccaccccactgccccctccttccccaccgccGGCATCCACCAACAAGGGCctgcccaccccaaccccctccccttgCCCAGTCCCACGACCCTTGGCCCCTCTCAAACCAGTGAGACTGCACAGTTTCCAGGAATACGTCTTCAAGCGAGCCAGCCCTTGTGAAATGTGCCACCAGCTCATTGTGG GAAACTCCAAGCAGGGCTTGCGATGTAAGACATGTAAAGCCAGCGTCCACCTCTGGTGCTCCGAGGAGATCTCCCACCAGCAATGCCCGGGCAAGACG TCCACCTCCTTCCGCCGAAACTTCAGCTCCCCCCTCCTGGTGCATGAGCCACTGCCAGCCTGTGCTGCCAGCAAGGAGTCACCACCCGGGG GAGCCGGCGGGAAGGTGGATCCGGTCTACGAGACGCTGCGCTACGGCACCTCCTTGGCATTGATGAACCGGTCCAGCTTCAGCAGCACCTCCGAGTCCCCGACCCGGAGCCTG aGCGAGCGGGATGAGCTGACTGAGGATGGAGAAGGCAGTATTCGCAGCTCAGAAGAGGGCCCTGGAGAAAGTG CGTCTCCAGTATTCACAGCCCCCGCCGAGAGCGAAGGGTCAGGATCCGAGGAGAAGAGCCCTGGGCAGCAG ccccccaaGCCCCTCCTGCGGAAGGATGTGGGGACCATGTACTCCTACGTCGCACTGTACAAGTTTCTGCCCCAGGAGAGCAATGACCTGGCCCTGCA GCCTGGTGACCGGATCCTGCTGGTGGACGACTCCAACGAGGATTGGTGGAAG GGCAAGATTGGCGACCGAGTGGGCTTCTTCCCTGCCAATTTTGTGCAGCGAGTGAGACCGGGAGAGAATGTCTGGCGTTGCTGTCGAGCTTTCTCTGGGAACAAGGAACAAGGGTACATGAGCCTCCGGGAGAGCCAG GTCTGTGTGGGCGTGGGCAGAAGCAAGGATGCTGACGGCTTCATCCGCGTCAGCAGTGGCAAGAAGCGGGGCCTGGTGCCAGCCGACACCCTGACCGAGATCTGA
- the LOC142458722 gene encoding transcription factor CP2-like protein 1, producing the protein MLFWHNQQEHLWPSPGELYPAGPGSLLREPLPLPYLKQEELPSVPSAEPPCPAFQYVLCAATSPAVRQQEETLTYLNQGQSYEVRMLCTPNLRDAAQCPRLLKSVVRVVFHDRRLQYTEQQQLDGWRWSRPGDRILDIDVPLSVGVMEPQVLPSQLNTVEFYWDPTKKTSLFLQVHCISTEFTPRKKGGEKGVPFRLHIDTFKSSDKEFTPEHLHSAGCLIKVFKPKGADRKLKTDREKVEKQPLHDRDKYQVACDSTVFTECPPWPEPPVGRHSPPGPPALTSPHASKLLPPERLSTSPPFALETLGGSTAETRQEGLSHLPLAPSLGAARGKPQRGVSWAALSLTQDLTPGASIPETQQWLHRHRFSSYCRMLANFTGTDLLKLTRQDLIQICGAADGIRLFNTLRARCWALSNKSSSHCSGPN; encoded by the exons ATGCTGTTCTGGCACAACCAGCAGGAGCACCTGTGGCCCAGTCCCGGGGAGCTGTACCCCGCCGGCCCTGGAAGCCTGCTGCG GgagcccctgccgctgccctacCTGAAGCAGGAGGAGCTGCCCAGCGTCCCCAGCGCAGAGCCGCCCTGCCCCGCGTTCCAGTACGTGCTCTGTGCCGCCACCTCGCCCGCAGTGAGGCAGCAAGAGGAGACCCTCACCTACCTGAACCAGG GTCAGTCCTATGAGGTGCGGATGCTCTGCACCCCCAACCTGAGGGATGCTGCCCAGTGTCCCCGACTGCTCAAG AGTGTGGTACGCGTGGTGTTCCACGACCGACGCCTGCAGTACACGGAGCAGCAGCAGCTGGATGGGTGGAGATGGAGCCGGCCCGGGGATCGCATCCTGGACATTG ACGTGCCATTGTCTGTGGGGGTGATGGAACCCCAAGTGCTGCCCTCACAGCTCAACACGGTGGAGTTTTACTGGGACCCCACTAAGAAGACTTCCCTTTTCCTGCAG GTTCACTGCATCAGCACCGAGTTCACTCCCCGAAAGAAAGGTGGAGAGAAAGGTGTCCCTTTCCGCCTCCACATCGACACCTTCAAGTCCAGTGACAAGGAGTTTACGCCGGAGCACCTGCATTCCGCCGGCTGCCTCATCAAGGTGTTTAAG CCCAAAGGAGCTGACCGCAAACTGAAAACGGACCGGGAGAAGGTTGAGAAGCAGCCCCTGCACGACAGAGACAAGTACCAGGTTGCGTGTGACAGCACGGTCTTCACGGAG TGTCCGCCGTGGCCAGAGCCCCCTGTAGGGCGCCACTCACCTCCCGGCCCTCCGGCGCTGACCTCCCCTCACGCCTCCAAGCTCCTGCCCCCTGAGAG GCTCAGCACCTCACCGCCGTTCGCCTTGGAGACTTTGGGGGGCAGCACGGCGGAG ACCAGGCAAGAGGGGCTTTCTCATCTCCCCCTGGCCCCCAGTCTGGGGGCTGCCCGAGGGAAACCACAGCGGGGCGTTAGCTGGGCGGCCCTCTCTCTGACTCAGGATCTGACTCCTGGAGCCTCCATCCCAGAGACTCAGCAGTGGCTGCATCGGCACCGCTTCTCCAGCTACTGTCGGATGCTGGCTAACTTCACTG GCACCGATTTGCTGAAGCTCACCCGTCAGGACCTCATCCAGATCTGCGGAGCTGCTGATGGAATCCGCCTTTTCAATACTCTTAGAGCCAGGTGCTGGGCACTGTCAAATAAGTCCTCCTCCCACTGTAGTGGTCCTAACTAA